Proteins found in one Clostridia bacterium genomic segment:
- a CDS encoding amino acid ABC transporter ATP-binding protein — protein MIRLENVYKNFGSLEVLKGINLSVEKGEVVCIIGPSGSGKSTLLRSLNQLEKITSGRIFIKDELIYDRKDNKDMLKPSKQRISEVCSEIGMVFQRFNLFPHMTVLENIMLAPRVVKKIHQDNAREYALQLLDKVGLSDKSDVYPSKLSGGQQQRVAIARALATKPEIMLFDEPTSALDPELVSEVLEVMSSLALEGMTMLVVTHEMGFAKEVANRVIFMDNGEIIEENTPENLFNNPVKDRTKAFLSKII, from the coding sequence TTGATACGATTGGAAAATGTGTATAAGAATTTCGGTTCTCTTGAGGTGCTAAAGGGCATAAACCTCTCGGTGGAAAAAGGTGAAGTGGTCTGCATAATAGGCCCCAGCGGTTCTGGTAAAAGCACACTCCTCCGGTCCTTAAACCAACTGGAGAAGATAACCAGCGGAAGGATATTCATAAAAGACGAACTAATCTACGATAGAAAAGACAATAAGGATATGCTCAAGCCATCAAAGCAAAGAATATCAGAGGTTTGTTCTGAGATAGGCATGGTTTTCCAACGGTTCAATCTATTCCCTCACATGACTGTTCTGGAAAACATCATGCTTGCTCCAAGAGTGGTGAAAAAAATTCATCAGGACAATGCCAGAGAATATGCACTCCAATTGCTTGATAAGGTGGGACTTAGTGATAAGTCGGATGTATACCCATCAAAGCTCTCAGGGGGACAGCAGCAAAGGGTTGCTATTGCCAGAGCACTGGCGACTAAGCCGGAGATTATGCTTTTTGATGAGCCTACATCAGCTCTTGATCCCGAGCTTGTCTCTGAAGTCCTGGAAGTAATGAGTTCACTAGCCTTGGAAGGTATGACCATGCTGGTTGTGACTCATGAGATGGGCTTTGCGAAAGAAGTGGCTAATAGAGTGATATTTATGGACAATGGTGAAATAATTGAAGAGAATACACCGGAAAACCTGTTTAACAACCCTGTCAAGGATAGGACTAAGGCTTTCTTAAGCAAGATCATATAG
- a CDS encoding phosphatidylglycerol lysyltransferase domain-containing protein produces the protein MNFREVTLDDKKTFDRYRNICSDYLFSYIYMYQELYKLKIAEKNGAVVIRSDIENTSFYMPLGDMKQGIASVLEYCKENNISPVFAKIPQDYLGIFNDLKFIIEEDRDSFDYIYKNSDFIEYKGKELRNQRNNLSSYFKSFTPKFDDRVELYIDKCKAFTLKYHNSPDKLNPTYKMLDNINEFNLKGGVVLDSDEVAAFCLYEKISDDTVQSHVELTNNSHRGVHAYLINELAKRMDAVYINKEDDLGLPGLRRFKEKYNPCTMLKKYKAFPG, from the coding sequence TTGAATTTCAGAGAAGTAACACTTGATGATAAGAAAACCTTTGATAGGTATAGAAATATTTGTTCGGATTATTTATTCTCATATATCTATATGTACCAGGAATTGTATAAACTTAAAATAGCAGAAAAGAATGGGGCAGTAGTTATCCGGTCTGACATTGAAAACACCAGCTTCTATATGCCTCTTGGGGACATGAAGCAGGGGATTGCATCAGTTCTTGAATATTGTAAGGAAAATAATATAAGTCCCGTATTCGCTAAAATACCTCAAGATTATTTAGGGATTTTTAATGATCTTAAATTCATCATAGAAGAGGATAGAGATTCCTTTGATTATATATACAAAAACTCAGATTTCATTGAATATAAAGGTAAGGAATTGAGGAATCAGAGAAATAACTTATCTAGTTATTTTAAAAGCTTCACACCGAAATTCGATGATAGGGTAGAGCTGTATATAGATAAATGCAAAGCTTTTACGCTAAAGTATCACAATTCACCGGATAAGCTGAACCCTACATATAAAATGCTTGATAATATTAACGAATTCAATTTAAAGGGTGGGGTAGTCCTGGATAGTGATGAGGTGGCGGCATTTTGTTTGTATGAGAAAATATCTGATGATACGGTTCAATCGCATGTTGAGCTTACAAACAATTCCCACAGAGGGGTGCATGCCTATCTTATCAATGAACTGGCAAAAAGAATGGATGCGGTTTACATTAATAAAGAAGATGATTTGGGGCTTCCCGGACTTAGGAGATTTAAAGAAAAATATAATCCTTGCACTATGTTGAAGAAATATAAAGCGTTTCCGGGTTAG
- a CDS encoding amino acid ABC transporter permease, with amino-acid sequence MSDRMVRIVQILTDSFLPLLKAGIQFTVPLTILSFFFGVVIAFVVAIVKVLEIKPFEVIARFYVWIIRGTPLLVQLFIIFYGLPSIGITLDALTSAVIGFSLSVGAYGSEIIRGSIQSISSGQWEAAHALGMSKAQALRHIILPQAIRVAIPPLSNSFISLVKDTSLAATITVSEMFQVAQQITARTYEPLWLYTEAAVIYLIFCSGLTVLQSRMEARFGRHLAR; translated from the coding sequence ATGTCAGACAGAATGGTAAGAATTGTACAAATACTTACTGATTCCTTTCTCCCGCTTTTAAAGGCGGGGATACAATTTACTGTGCCACTTACCATCCTGTCCTTCTTTTTTGGGGTGGTCATAGCTTTTGTTGTTGCGATAGTAAAGGTTTTAGAAATCAAACCCTTTGAGGTCATAGCCCGTTTTTATGTTTGGATTATAAGGGGAACACCTTTACTGGTGCAGCTTTTCATAATATTTTATGGTCTCCCAAGTATAGGGATAACGCTGGATGCCTTAACATCTGCAGTTATCGGTTTCTCCCTAAGTGTTGGGGCATATGGCTCAGAAATTATAAGGGGGTCTATCCAGTCGATATCGAGTGGACAATGGGAGGCGGCACATGCTCTTGGAATGTCGAAGGCTCAAGCCTTGAGGCATATAATACTTCCGCAGGCAATAAGGGTAGCAATACCGCCTTTATCCAATTCCTTCATAAGCCTTGTAAAGGATACCTCTCTGGCGGCGACTATTACTGTGTCAGAAATGTTCCAGGTGGCTCAGCAGATAACTGCGCGAACCTATGAACCCTTGTGGTTATATACAGAAGCGGCTGTGATATATCTGATCTTCTGCTCAGGACTTACAGTGCTGCAATCTAGAATGGAAGCACGTTTCGGAAGGCATTTGGCAAGATAA
- a CDS encoding cysteine synthase family protein: protein MRYVNDIRELIGKTPIIKLNNMGIKAGINVFAKLECFNPAGSVKDRIGLSMISKAEGDGLLKPGSTIVEATAGNTGLGVALAALNKEYRVIFVVPDKFSIEKQVLMRALGGEIINTPKDKGMKGAMEKAEELLSTIENSVTLKQFENQQNPLIHYETTGQEIFTDLEGQIDYFVAGAGSGGTYTGVARYLKEKDGRIKAILADPAGSTMGGGEEGCYLMEGIGNNFIPQTMDMELVDDVIKVNDEEAFFMAKELARKEGLIVGSSSGAAMAAVLKLTQRITSGNIVTVFPDRGDRYFSKNLYY, encoded by the coding sequence ATGAGATATGTGAATGATATTCGGGAATTGATAGGAAAGACGCCTATAATAAAGCTGAACAATATGGGCATTAAAGCCGGGATAAATGTATTCGCCAAGCTTGAGTGCTTCAATCCTGCCGGCAGCGTGAAGGATAGGATTGGTTTGTCGATGATCAGCAAGGCAGAAGGAGACGGACTGCTTAAGCCAGGCAGCACCATAGTTGAGGCAACAGCCGGTAATACCGGATTGGGGGTTGCATTAGCGGCATTAAACAAGGAGTATAGAGTAATTTTTGTCGTGCCCGACAAGTTTTCGATAGAAAAGCAAGTGCTGATGCGCGCACTCGGGGGTGAAATCATTAATACTCCGAAGGATAAGGGAATGAAGGGAGCCATGGAAAAGGCAGAAGAGCTGCTTAGTACCATTGAGAATTCTGTTACCTTGAAGCAGTTTGAAAATCAGCAAAATCCACTAATTCACTATGAGACAACCGGACAGGAAATATTCACGGATCTGGAGGGTCAAATTGACTACTTTGTTGCAGGAGCAGGCAGTGGTGGAACATATACAGGTGTTGCTAGATATTTGAAAGAGAAGGATGGCAGAATAAAAGCAATATTAGCGGATCCGGCCGGTTCAACCATGGGTGGTGGAGAAGAGGGCTGCTATCTGATGGAAGGAATCGGCAATAACTTTATACCACAGACAATGGATATGGAACTTGTGGACGATGTAATCAAGGTCAATGATGAGGAAGCCTTCTTTATGGCAAAGGAGCTGGCGAGAAAGGAGGGCCTCATCGTGGGTTCTTCATCAGGTGCTGCCATGGCGGCTGTATTAAAGTTGACACAGAGAATCACATCAGGGAATATTGTAACTGTCTTTCCAGATCGCGGTGACCGATATTTCAGCAAAAATCTATACTACTAA
- a CDS encoding heavy metal translocating P-type ATPase: protein MKSESYKINGMTCAACAKAVERAVKKLDGITDATVNIATDKLALTYDEAKIKSSDIMEAVSKAGYEALEEKNTKEVAIPIEGMTCSACAKAIERAVGKLPGVEAVSVNFATEKANIRYNPTDLRMSEIKQAIAKAGYKALEIESKDRVDEDRLRKQKEIRILWTKFTVSAVFAVPLLYIAMGAMLGWPLPKALNPMDYPLFYALVEILLVIPVIIAGYRFYTVGFKAIFHRSPNMDSLIAMGTSAAVLYSLYSTYRISIGDFQYVEDLYFETAGVIITLILLGKSLEAVSKGRTSEAIKKLMGLTPKTAIILQEGKEIEIPIEEVEVGDIIIVKPGSKIPVDGEVVEGLTAIDESMLTGESIPVEKKQGDKVFAASINKTGSIRFKATKVGSDTALAQIIKLVEDAQGSKAPIAQMADIVSGYFVPIVFIIATLSALAWYFIGGETPVFALTIFIAVLVIACPCALGLATPTAIMVGTGKGAEYGVLIKGGAALETTHKIKTIVFDKTGTITEGRPEVTDIVTTKIIEKNKLLQIAASAEKGSEHPLGEAIVRGAEKENLESLKVEKFNAIPGYGIEVEIEGKNVLLGNRKLMMDRNISLSALETESDRLATEGKTPMYVAIDNQMAGIIAVADIVKESSARAIKKLHDMGIEVAMITGDNRKTAEAIAKQVGIDRVLAEVLPQDKANEVKKLQAEGKKVAMVGDGINDAPALAQADIGIAIGSGTDVAMESADIVLMRSDLMDVPTAIQLSKSTIRNIKQNLFWAFGYNVAGIPVAAGILHLFGGPLLNPILAAAAMSLSSVSVLTNALRLKGFKPYK, encoded by the coding sequence ATGAAATCGGAAAGCTATAAAATAAATGGAATGACTTGTGCAGCTTGCGCTAAAGCTGTAGAGAGAGCCGTTAAAAAATTAGATGGAATAACCGATGCCACTGTAAATATTGCGACAGATAAGCTTGCCCTTACTTACGATGAAGCAAAAATCAAATCCAGTGACATTATGGAGGCTGTATCAAAAGCGGGCTACGAAGCTCTGGAAGAAAAGAATACAAAAGAGGTTGCCATACCAATAGAAGGTATGACATGTTCTGCGTGTGCCAAGGCAATTGAAAGAGCAGTTGGCAAGCTTCCGGGAGTGGAAGCTGTGTCAGTCAACTTTGCAACAGAGAAAGCGAATATTCGATATAACCCAACTGACTTAAGAATGTCAGAAATCAAGCAGGCTATTGCGAAGGCGGGATATAAAGCACTTGAAATAGAAAGCAAGGACAGAGTGGATGAGGATAGACTGCGGAAGCAAAAAGAAATAAGAATCTTATGGACTAAATTTACGGTTTCAGCAGTTTTTGCTGTCCCTCTCTTATATATAGCAATGGGCGCCATGCTGGGCTGGCCATTGCCGAAAGCTTTGAATCCAATGGATTACCCGCTCTTCTACGCTTTAGTAGAAATTTTACTTGTCATACCCGTAATAATAGCCGGCTACCGTTTTTATACGGTGGGATTTAAAGCAATATTTCACAGAAGTCCAAATATGGACTCTCTGATAGCAATGGGTACTTCAGCTGCTGTTCTTTACAGCCTGTACTCAACCTATCGAATAAGTATCGGAGATTTTCAATATGTTGAAGACCTCTATTTCGAAACAGCAGGTGTAATTATAACATTGATTCTTTTAGGTAAATCCCTGGAAGCAGTATCAAAAGGAAGAACTTCAGAGGCTATCAAAAAACTGATGGGGTTGACACCGAAAACCGCTATCATACTTCAGGAAGGCAAGGAAATTGAGATACCTATTGAAGAAGTTGAAGTAGGCGATATCATAATCGTAAAACCAGGTTCAAAGATTCCGGTGGATGGTGAAGTAGTAGAAGGACTTACAGCAATTGATGAATCCATGTTAACAGGCGAGAGCATACCTGTTGAGAAAAAACAGGGAGATAAAGTATTTGCTGCAAGCATAAACAAGACTGGGTCTATTAGATTTAAGGCTACTAAAGTAGGAAGTGATACAGCTTTAGCCCAAATAATAAAGCTGGTGGAAGACGCTCAAGGATCAAAGGCGCCAATTGCACAAATGGCAGATATAGTATCTGGATATTTTGTACCGATTGTTTTCATAATAGCAACACTGTCAGCATTAGCATGGTACTTTATTGGCGGTGAAACACCAGTATTCGCGTTAACAATCTTTATAGCTGTATTGGTTATTGCTTGCCCTTGTGCATTAGGCCTGGCTACCCCAACAGCCATTATGGTTGGAACAGGAAAAGGAGCCGAATACGGCGTGTTGATTAAGGGCGGGGCTGCACTTGAAACAACACATAAGATTAAAACAATTGTATTTGACAAAACCGGGACAATAACTGAAGGCAGACCAGAGGTGACGGATATAGTCACTACAAAGATTATTGAAAAAAATAAGCTGCTTCAGATTGCAGCATCTGCCGAAAAAGGCTCTGAACACCCTCTTGGTGAGGCAATAGTACGTGGGGCAGAGAAAGAAAATCTGGAAAGCCTTAAAGTAGAGAAGTTCAATGCAATACCAGGTTATGGTATCGAGGTTGAAATAGAAGGTAAGAATGTATTGCTTGGGAATAGAAAGCTTATGATGGATAGAAATATCAGCCTTTCTGCACTTGAAACGGAATCAGACAGATTGGCAACAGAGGGAAAAACACCGATGTACGTCGCTATAGACAATCAAATGGCGGGAATTATTGCTGTTGCTGATATAGTAAAAGAGAGCAGCGCAAGAGCAATAAAGAAGCTTCATGATATGGGCATCGAAGTAGCTATGATTACCGGTGACAACCGCAAGACAGCCGAAGCTATTGCAAAGCAGGTTGGTATAGACCGTGTGCTGGCGGAGGTTCTTCCACAGGATAAGGCCAATGAAGTAAAGAAGCTGCAGGCTGAAGGCAAGAAGGTAGCCATGGTTGGTGATGGTATCAACGATGCACCGGCGCTGGCTCAAGCGGATATAGGAATTGCAATAGGCTCTGGTACTGATGTAGCTATGGAATCTGCAGATATAGTATTGATGCGAAGTGACTTGATGGATGTTCCGACAGCAATACAACTCAGTAAGAGCACAATTCGCAATATCAAGCAGAATCTTTTCTGGGCATTTGGCTACAACGTAGCTGGAATACCAGTTGCAGCAGGCATCCTGCATTTATTTGGCGGACCACTGCTAAATCCAATATTGGCAGCAGCAGCGATGTCATTAAGTTCAGTTTCTGTTTTAACAAATGCTTTGAGGCTGAAAGGCTTCAAACCGTATAAATAA
- a CDS encoding aminotransferase class I/II-fold pyridoxal phosphate-dependent enzyme — translation MNIETLLIHGGIDGDEQTGAVSVPIYQTSTYKQAGIGEHKGYEYSRTGNPTRHALEKLIAELEGGYAGYAFGSGMAAITAVLMLFKSGDKILIPDNIYGGTFRVLDKVFTNFGIQYEIVDTSNEEQVIEHLDNSVKAIFIETPTNPLMTITDISRLSAIAKQRGLLTIVDNTFMTPYLQKPIELGADIVVHSATKYLGGHSDLVAGLVVVNNEELANRIHFIQNATGGILGPFDSWLLIRGIKTLSVRMDRHVENAEYIAEKLNELSAVSKVYYPGLKNHQGYELHKSQAKKPGAVISIILDENYDVNRFLKGLKTITVGESLGGVESLMTHPATMTHGAIPYELRQKVGILDNMVRLSVGIENKDDLLSDIMNAIEAAKLQR, via the coding sequence ATGAACATAGAAACGTTATTAATCCATGGCGGTATTGATGGGGATGAGCAAACCGGTGCAGTCAGTGTACCAATTTACCAGACCTCGACCTATAAGCAGGCAGGTATTGGTGAACATAAGGGATATGAATATTCGAGAACTGGGAATCCAACCAGGCATGCTTTGGAAAAGCTTATTGCTGAGCTGGAGGGAGGCTATGCCGGATATGCATTTGGGTCAGGAATGGCAGCTATTACAGCTGTCTTGATGCTCTTTAAGAGTGGAGATAAAATACTGATACCGGATAATATCTATGGGGGCACCTTTAGAGTATTGGATAAGGTTTTTACGAATTTTGGAATACAATATGAGATTGTTGATACCAGCAATGAAGAGCAGGTAATAGAGCACCTGGATAATAGTGTTAAGGCCATATTTATCGAGACGCCTACCAACCCATTAATGACCATCACTGATATTTCCAGGCTATCTGCTATTGCGAAACAAAGGGGCTTGCTTACAATAGTCGACAATACATTCATGACTCCATATTTGCAAAAACCGATTGAACTGGGAGCGGACATTGTTGTTCATAGTGCAACCAAGTATCTGGGGGGACACAGCGATTTAGTAGCAGGACTGGTTGTGGTAAATAATGAAGAGCTTGCAAACCGTATACACTTCATTCAGAATGCAACAGGAGGAATACTTGGACCCTTTGATTCATGGCTGCTCATAAGAGGAATTAAGACATTATCGGTTAGAATGGATAGGCACGTTGAAAACGCTGAATATATTGCAGAGAAGCTAAATGAGCTAAGTGCAGTTTCAAAAGTATATTACCCTGGATTAAAAAACCATCAGGGATATGAGCTTCACAAAAGTCAGGCAAAAAAGCCGGGAGCTGTGATTTCTATTATTTTGGATGAGAATTATGATGTTAACCGTTTCCTTAAAGGTTTAAAAACCATAACTGTTGGAGAAAGTTTGGGGGGGGTAGAGTCATTGATGACCCACCCGGCCACAATGACCCATGGAGCCATCCCGTATGAACTAAGGCAGAAAGTAGGTATTTTGGACAATATGGTTCGGCTGTCAGTGGGAATTGAGAACAAGGATGACTTGCTTTCAGACATAATGAATGCTATCGAAGCAGCGAAATTGCAGCGGTAG
- a CDS encoding ATP-grasp domain-containing protein: protein MDLTVLWTIAGSMGTLSDIAMLRRVKSFDIDVITADSEDKNNAGFAATDKKYVVPKVKDSKYIDAILDICQHEKITTIIPQYTDELFLMSENIKRFNSLGIKVLVTEDTESLGIANSKINLYQFLNNKDFIPKYTVASNIDSVKNAVLALGYPNVPVCIKPGQGEGGKGFRIITEEKIDMFNEPPGPPKMSLEAYINQLKAVDNIPDLLVTEYLPGKEYSVDCVCKNGTTYICIPRQRIETSMGVSSVSLIEKNEGLIAYTKEIISSLNLSYNINVQFKYSNDGKPKLIEINPRVSGSLVANYGAGVNMLEESLRLAYDMPVENVDIKWGTKMIRHWDQTFIRV from the coding sequence TTGGATTTAACAGTACTATGGACTATAGCTGGGAGTATGGGTACTTTATCTGATATTGCAATGCTGAGAAGGGTTAAGTCCTTTGACATTGATGTGATTACTGCAGATTCAGAAGACAAAAATAATGCAGGATTTGCAGCGACAGATAAAAAATATGTGGTTCCTAAAGTGAAAGACTCAAAATACATAGATGCAATATTGGATATATGTCAACATGAAAAAATAACAACCATAATACCTCAATACACTGATGAGCTCTTTCTTATGTCAGAAAATATTAAGCGTTTCAACAGCTTGGGTATAAAGGTACTTGTGACAGAGGACACTGAAAGTCTTGGAATCGCAAATAGTAAAATCAATCTCTATCAATTCTTGAACAACAAGGATTTCATACCAAAATACACGGTAGCTTCAAATATTGATTCTGTTAAAAATGCTGTTTTAGCGCTTGGCTATCCTAATGTGCCTGTATGTATAAAACCTGGCCAGGGTGAGGGAGGAAAGGGCTTTAGAATTATAACCGAAGAAAAAATCGACATGTTTAATGAACCCCCAGGCCCCCCTAAGATGAGCCTTGAAGCATATATTAACCAGCTAAAAGCAGTAGATAATATCCCTGATCTTTTAGTTACAGAATATCTTCCCGGAAAAGAGTATAGTGTTGACTGTGTATGCAAAAATGGAACTACCTATATCTGCATACCCAGGCAGAGAATTGAGACTTCAATGGGTGTATCCAGTGTTTCCTTAATTGAGAAAAATGAAGGCTTAATTGCGTATACAAAAGAGATAATATCAAGTCTTAACCTTTCATACAATATAAATGTTCAGTTTAAATATTCTAATGACGGAAAGCCGAAGCTTATAGAAATAAACCCCCGGGTGTCTGGTTCCCTTGTTGCAAACTACGGAGCAGGAGTAAACATGCTGGAAGAGTCTTTAAGACTTGCTTATGATATGCCTGTTGAAAATGTAGATATTAAGTGGGGAACTAAAATGATACGGCATTGGGATCAAACCTTTATACGGGTATAA
- a CDS encoding amino acid ABC transporter substrate-binding protein, translating to MKKRIILVTAIITILALVFSGCSASNQTAANQSGNDAKPQNLLEQIKAEGKIKFGTEGTYAPFTFHDEAGKLTGFDVEIAEEIAKRLGVKAEFIETKWDGIFAGLDAKRFDAIANEVAIREDRLEKYDFSTSYIVSKAVLIVNEENTDIKAFEDLKGKKSGQSLTSNLSDIAKSFGAEIVQTDGFNQAIDLLTSKRIDATINDGLSFLDFKKQRPETPIKIVDKMDTMDQMGIMFNKGNAELVDAVNKALDEMKADGTYLKISEKWFGADVSK from the coding sequence ATGAAAAAAAGAATTATTTTAGTTACAGCAATTATTACCATTTTGGCGTTGGTATTCAGTGGATGCAGCGCATCAAACCAGACAGCAGCAAACCAATCAGGAAATGATGCAAAACCACAGAATCTGCTTGAACAGATAAAAGCCGAGGGAAAGATCAAATTTGGAACTGAAGGCACATATGCACCCTTTACTTTCCATGACGAAGCCGGCAAGCTTACAGGCTTTGATGTTGAAATTGCTGAGGAAATAGCAAAACGTTTGGGTGTAAAAGCCGAGTTCATAGAAACCAAATGGGATGGAATATTCGCCGGCTTGGATGCAAAAAGATTTGATGCCATAGCAAATGAGGTTGCAATAAGAGAAGACAGACTCGAAAAATATGATTTCTCCACTTCATATATCGTTTCAAAGGCTGTACTCATAGTAAATGAAGAAAACACTGACATCAAAGCATTTGAAGATTTGAAAGGAAAGAAATCAGGGCAGTCGCTTACAAGCAATCTATCAGATATCGCCAAGTCATTCGGAGCGGAAATAGTACAGACCGACGGGTTTAACCAAGCAATAGACCTACTTACTTCCAAACGTATTGATGCTACTATTAATGACGGTCTGTCCTTCCTGGATTTTAAGAAGCAGAGACCTGAGACACCTATAAAGATTGTAGATAAGATGGATACCATGGATCAAATGGGGATAATGTTCAATAAAGGAAATGCGGAGCTTGTAGACGCGGTCAACAAGGCATTGGATGAAATGAAAGCTGACGGCACATACCTTAAGATATCAGAGAAATGGTTCGGGGCAGACGTGTCCAAATAA
- the larE gene encoding ATP-dependent sacrificial sulfur transferase LarE — translation MKEQLQNKLENLRKIIRNTDGAVVAFSGGVDSTFLLKVASEVLGDNIIAVTANSETYPKRELEEAKLFAETQGIRHIVIETLELEIAGFADNPPDRCFYCKHELFSKLTEIAKNNGLRYVFDGSNFDDRNDHRPGMRAAKQLGVVSPLKDAEMTKDDIREMSKEFGLSTWNKPSFACLSSRFPYGTKITPDKLVVIGEAEDFIRDLGFPELRVRHHDTIARIEVGKADLGRIVTFADQITDKLKSLGFLYVTLELSGYKTGSMNYTLKEVEKND, via the coding sequence ATGAAAGAGCAATTACAAAATAAACTGGAGAACCTTAGAAAAATAATCAGGAACACAGACGGAGCAGTTGTTGCATTCTCAGGGGGAGTGGACAGCACCTTTCTACTAAAGGTTGCTTCAGAAGTTCTTGGAGATAATATTATTGCTGTGACAGCAAATTCAGAAACTTATCCCAAAAGGGAACTTGAAGAGGCAAAGCTTTTTGCCGAAACTCAAGGAATAAGACATATAGTAATTGAAACCCTTGAGCTTGAGATAGCAGGTTTTGCAGACAATCCGCCGGATAGATGCTTTTATTGCAAGCATGAGTTGTTTTCCAAGCTTACAGAGATAGCAAAGAATAATGGTTTAAGGTATGTTTTTGATGGATCAAACTTTGATGACAGGAATGATCACAGGCCAGGCATGCGTGCCGCCAAGCAGCTAGGGGTTGTCAGTCCATTGAAGGATGCGGAAATGACAAAGGACGATATACGTGAGATGTCCAAAGAGTTTGGATTGAGCACTTGGAACAAGCCTTCCTTTGCATGTCTGTCATCAAGATTTCCATATGGAACGAAGATTACACCCGATAAGCTTGTTGTAATTGGCGAAGCGGAAGACTTTATCAGAGACTTGGGCTTTCCGGAGCTAAGAGTTCGACATCATGATACCATAGCAAGGATAGAAGTAGGTAAGGCTGATCTAGGGCGGATTGTGACCTTTGCGGATCAAATTACTGATAAGCTCAAATCCTTGGGCTTTCTATATGTGACATTAGAGCTGTCTGGTTATAAAACTGGCAGTATGAACTATACATTGAAAGAAGTAGAAAAAAACGATTGA
- a CDS encoding Fe-S-containing protein encodes MDNKSKSKNIIFIILVAVLASFAVYTIINSNQKQQASSADSGKPPVTVEKGEAVDIPSNIDVKILKSEITEKAKFYPYKAGDTYMEVLAVKATDGSIRTALNTCQVCFDSGRGYYKQVDDTLVCQNCGNIFGVDDVEVVKGGCNPVPVLEESKADDGNYITVKKEFLEASKGLFSDWKR; translated from the coding sequence TTGGACAATAAAAGCAAAAGCAAAAATATTATATTTATTATACTTGTTGCAGTTTTGGCATCTTTTGCAGTGTATACAATTATCAATAGCAATCAGAAACAACAGGCATCTTCAGCAGATTCGGGCAAACCGCCGGTGACAGTAGAAAAAGGTGAAGCTGTCGACATACCAAGCAATATAGACGTTAAGATATTAAAGAGTGAGATAACCGAAAAAGCTAAATTTTATCCATACAAAGCTGGTGATACTTACATGGAAGTGTTAGCTGTGAAAGCAACAGATGGAAGTATTCGTACAGCATTAAACACATGTCAGGTTTGTTTTGACTCTGGTCGTGGATACTATAAGCAAGTAGATGATACACTAGTATGTCAGAATTGTGGGAATATATTTGGTGTAGATGATGTTGAAGTAGTGAAAGGCGGATGCAACCCTGTTCCGGTTCTTGAGGAAAGTAAAGCCGATGATGGCAATTATATAACGGTAAAGAAAGAGTTCCTGGAAGCAAGCAAAGGCTTATTTTCAGACTGGAAAAGATAG